The genomic stretch TGAAGCGTCCTGGGTTTGGTAGAGGCTCCGTTCTCACGCGGAAGGAGAGAATGGAGCATGCGATTCAAGTACGATCAGGAGACTAGGGATCGGGTCGTCCGGATGTTCTACGAGCGCCGCGCAGCTGAGCCGCAGGAGGCTGCTAGGGCGTCGTTGCGGCACTTGAGTGATCTGGTTGGCGTGCCGCCGGACACGATCCGCGGCTGGGTTGACAGGGCGCGCGTCGACGCTAAGGAGAAGCCGGGCCTCACCACCGCCGAACGCGAGGAGATCAAGGCGCTGCGTAAGGAGGTTGCGGAGCTGCGGCGTGCGAACGAGATCTTGAAGACTGCCAGCGCTTTTTTCGCGGCGGCGGAGCTCGACCGCAAACTTCGGTAGTAGTGGATTACATCAGCGCATACAAGGCGCGTTTCGGGGTCGAGCCGATCTGTGAGGTCCTCAACGAGATGGAGATCCAGATCGCCCCGAGCACGTACTACGCCGCCGTCAAGCGGCCACCGTCGGCGCGCGCCCTGTGTGACGAGCGCCTGGTGCCGATCGTGCGGCAGGTGCACGGCGCCAACTACTCGTGTTACGGGGTCAGGAAGATGCAGCGTGCCTTGAACCGCTTGCAGCACGGGCTGGGCCGTGACCAGGTGGCGCGCCTCATGAAGATGGCTGGGGTTAAGGGCCGCTCGCGCCTGAAGCGCATCATCACCACCAAGCGTGAGGCGGGTCGGGAGCGTTACCCCGACCTGGTGCGGCGCCAATGGGATACGGGCGCGCCGGATGTCGTGTGGGTGGCGGACTTCACGCACGTCCGGACCAACGAAGGCACCGTGTACGTCTCCTTCTTACAGGATGCCGGCAGTCGGCGCATCCTCGGCTTCACTATTCAAAGCAGCCAAAACGCGGATCTCGTCTTGAAGGCAGTGGATCAGGCGGTGGCGACGCGCCGGCGTTTCGATCCGCAGTTCACCGGCGAAGGCGTCATCCATCATTCCGACGCCGGCAGTCAGTACACCAGTTTGGCGTTCAGCCAGAAGCTCGTCGACCACGGCATTGCTGGCAGTATCGGTCGGGTCGGTACCGCGTATGACAATGCGTTGATGGAGAGCACCATCGGCTTGTACAAGACCGAACTGATCCATGCCGACCGCAAGACCTGGGCTTCCCGGCAGGAGGTGGAGACGGCGACGGTGGCGTGGGTGAACTGGTTCAACCGTCAACGCCTGCACTCAGCTCTCGATTACCTGAGCCCCATTGAGTTCGAGGAAGATTACAATCACCGGCAAGACCTGCTGAGGCAGGCTGCGTGAGTAAAGAGCCTCCATCAAACCCAGTACAGCTCAGTGTTGGAGTTCGTCGCGAACCCATTGGGGTACGCGACGGGCCGCCGGGACGTGCTGGACGCGCGGGCGTACGTGGAGACGGGTCAGGTCGGGCTCGAGGCGCGATGGCGGAGTGCGACGGAGGTGTTCGCCGGCGCCTACTTGGTGTTCGGTAGTGGTGAGTTGTTCGGTCAGGTGGTGGAGAGCCGCCTGGGGGTGTATGCCGGTCGGGACTTCCGGGCTGGTGAGTGGTTCCTCGCGTTGCAGGGGACGGTGTTGTTGTTCGGCCGTCTGCCTTAGGAGGCATCGTGTTCAGACGTCTAGACCCTGCCCGCCTTCGACAGTTGCGGGGCCGCATCTTGCAGCTCTTGTACCTCGCGGCCATGTCGGAGGCGGGGAACCCTGAAGACCCTTACACCGTGAGCCGCGGCGTGCTGGTCGGCACGCTCGAGCATGCCAGTGAGCTGCCGTCAAACGAGGACCTGCGCGGCGCTTTGCGGGTGTTGGAGGAGAAGTCGGCCGTCAGGGTGACGTGGCGGCATGACGGGAGCGGCGATTTCGTGTCGCTACGGTTGCTGTCGTTGGGTATCGACCTGGTGGAGGGTGTCGCGAGTGATCCGAGCATCTCGTTCACGCGGCGGCGTGAGGCTTGATCGTGGAGGAGGGTCGGATCGGACGGCTCGAGGAAAAGGTGGGGAGCCTGGAGGTCGCGACTGCGCACGGTTTCGGGGAGTTGCGGCAGGACATCGCGCACTTGCGTGAGCTGGTGTCGCAGACCCTAGCCCGCCCGCAAGCCACGCCCATCTGGATGCTGCTCCTGGCGTCAGGCACGTTCCTGCTCGGCTTGGCGGCGTGCCTGCTGGCGGCGGCGCAGCTGCTGCTGGAGTGAGGAGGACGCGCCGTGGAGATCGACCACACCCCGTTCCTGTTGACGGAGCGGCGCTGCAAGGTGTGCACCAGCCCGGTCCGTAAAGCGGTGGACGCGATGCTCCTGGGGGAGACGCGCGGACCCGACGACCAGCTCTTGACGTACGAGGCGATCATCGAGTTCGCGGCCGGTGAGGGCGTGACCTTGACCGCCTCGAGCTTGAGTCGTCACCGGCATAACCACTTGCAGCCGTCGCTGCAGATGGCGCTTGAGACGCAGCGGCACATGGACGCCATCGCGGAGGCCACCGGCCGCCGCTTAACGCTGCACAGCGCCGTGGCGAACGTCATCGTCACCAAGACGCTGCGGTTGCTGGATGATATGGACGTGCGTGAGATCGGGCCGGAGCGGCTCTTGCGGGTGGCGTTGCGAGCGGCGGAGGTGGGGCTGAAACTCGAGCGGGCCGAGGCGGCGTTGTCGCCTGAGGTGGCGAAGACGATCGATGACAAGCTCTCGGCGGCCGGGTTGGCGCCGGTTGTGCTCGAGAAGATCCGCCGTGAGGTGTAGGGCCTCGTCTCCTAAGGAGACTGTGAGCGTGAGCGCGACCCGCATTGCGTTCGTTTCTACGCGCCGGGGCGGGGTCAGGTGTTCCGGTACCGTAGCGATCCTGGCCAACTGTGGATCCGGTGCCCTAAGACTGGGAGCATCATGCGCGCGTCAACCTTCCGAGCGCGGCGCGGTGGTCGCTGAGAGGGGGCCGGGGTGGCGGTTACTCTTGCCAGCGGGTTCTAGTGAATGCGCGGCGCATGCGAGTGGGGAGTGTCGGTACTAGTACCGCGTCGCGCGTGTAGTTGACGTGCGAGACGATAGCCCCCGAGGGCGTGGATGATCCGGACGCGAAGGTGATCAGCATGGCATAGCCTTCGGCGAGTGAAGCCGTACGTGTGGTTAGAGCGCGGCGATTGCGTGGTGTGTAGGTGATCCTGAGCGCCAGCTCGACCTCGACTTTGGGCTGCAACTGCCATGGTGGACCGCCAGCTGCGATGACTTGCTGTCTCGCCAGGGATTCGGCCTCTGCGTAGAGGGCTGCGCGGATGCTGTCGAGTTCACGTGATGATTGGGGCGGCATGTGACCTATGGCTTCGTGAAGTTTGCTTGGGTCTAGCTCTACGGCGAACGGGGGCTGCCCGAGTACGTGGACGCGGGCTCTGAAGACGATTGCGTCGATAATGACCCCTAGGGCGTGAACGGCGCTGGCGTTCACGACCTTCGGTCTCGCCGCAGGCCCTGTGAGGATCACGAGCTCCGGAGTCCGGCTCGCGACGCGGTCAACCAGGTTGAGTATCAACGCGATGCAGGCTGCCGCTGACGAAACCACGGTGGCTATCAGTTGGACCCGTAGCGCAGCAAGGGTTGTCGGATCGAAGTCGCCAGCGTGGACACCGGCCTGTGTGGCGTAGGGGCCCAATCCGGCCAAGCCGACGCGAGTGATGATGGCCGCGATGACGTCGGCGCCGACGATAGCGGCAACTACCGCTAGGGCGGTGATGATCAAGAGGGTCGACGCCAACCGAATCAAGTAGTTGCAGGTCCAGTCTTGCCGGTAGTCACGCGCTGTGCCACCGGCCCGAGTAGGTGCGATTGTGCCGAACCCGATATTACTGCCCTATCAGCGGCGTTGGTGGATGACGCGAGTCGCTTCAAGATCTGGCTCGCCAGTCGGCAGGTCTGCAAGAGCTTAGCGTTGACGCTCGAGGCGGTGCTTGATGCGGTGCAGCGCCGCTCCACCTGGGTGTTCCTCTCGGCGGGGGAGCGGCAGTCGCTCGAGTTGGCCGAGAAGAAGCGCTTGCATCTCGAGGCGATTCACATCGCGGCTGCCGAGTTGAACGTTGACTTTCTCGACCAGGACGGCACGCATTACAAACAGTTGTTGATGCGTTTGCAGAACGGGACGCAGTTGATCTTCTTGCTGGCGAACCCGAGCACCGCGCGGGGTTACCCGGCGAACGTGGCGCTTGACAAGTTCGCGTTCCACCCTGACTCGGCGGCAATCTGGGTGGAGGTCTTCCCGTCGATCACAGAGAGTCGCGGCTTGAAGCTGCGCGTGGCGAGCACCCCGCAGGGTAAGAGCGCCGTGTATTACCGCTGGTGGGAGGGCGCGGAGCGGCTGGGTGGGCGCGGCGTGTGGACGCGGCACTTCACGGACAACTATCAGGCGGTGGTCGACTGCTTGCCGGGTCGACCCGTAGGAGTTGCGGGAGGGCCCCAACGACGAGCTGGCGTGGCAGCAGGAGTACCTGCAGTCCCTCGAGGAAGCCACCGGCTACCTCTCGTACGAGCTGCTGGCTACGTGCGAGGACGCGGCCGCCACGAAGGACCTGCTGCTGGCGGAGATCGACCCGACTGCTGGTGACCTCTACCTGGGCGTGGATAACGGTCGACGGCGTGACCTGGTGGTCATGTGGCTCTTGCGGCTGGTGGGGGACGTCAACTGGCTGCGGCGCGTGATCGAGTTCGCGAGCACCTCTTACGCGGAGCAGCGGGAGGTGCTGCACGGGCTGCTGCCGCGCATGCGGCGGGTGTGTACCAATGCCACG from Trueperaceae bacterium encodes the following:
- a CDS encoding DUF3486 domain-containing protein; amino-acid sequence: MEIDHTPFLLTERRCKVCTSPVRKAVDAMLLGETRGPDDQLLTYEAIIEFAAGEGVTLTASSLSRHRHNHLQPSLQMALETQRHMDAIAEATGRRLTLHSAVANVIVTKTLRLLDDMDVREIGPERLLRVALRAAEVGLKLERAEAALSPEVAKTIDDKLSAAGLAPVVLEKIRREV
- a CDS encoding IS3 family transposase (programmed frameshift); this encodes MRFKYDQETRDRVVRMFYERRAAEPQEAARASLRHLSDLVGVPPDTIRGWVDRARVDAKEKPGLTTAEREEIKALRKEVAELRRANEILKTASGFFRGGGARPQTSVVVDYISAYKARFGVEPICEVLNEMEIQIAPSTYYAAVKRPPSARALCDERLVPIVRQVHGANYSCYGVRKMQRALNRLQHGLGRDQVARLMKMAGVKGRSRLKRIITTKREAGRERYPDLVRRQWDTGAPDVVWVADFTHVRTNEGTVYVSFLQDAGSRRILGFTIQSSQNADLVLKAVDQAVATRRRFDPQFTGEGVIHHSDAGSQYTSLAFSQKLVDHGIAGSIGRVGTAYDNALMESTIGLYKTELIHADRKTWASRQEVETATVAWVNWFNRQRLHSALDYLSPIEFEEDYNHRQDLLRQAA